Proteins from a single region of Paraburkholderia sp. PGU19:
- a CDS encoding nitroreductase family protein, with amino-acid sequence MSAPVSTSAWQIDEHLFDALAPMKEQIRFALQYAVLAPSNHNAQPWRFIVDEDTVQLCADRTRALPVVDPFDREMLISCGAALFNLRVALSHFGLAYSISVFPSDFDPDIVARIKVTTKGARDASLANLFSAVAKRVTTRAPFANESIAESFKNEMMAACDAEGAIAICVDEESSRQSIASLIAEADRIQFADPRFRRELASWIHPRRLADGMPAYGTAVGGLLDFAMPLMASVVRVFDVGAGTPATHQRLVEGSPLLVGIATMRDDSEAWLAAGQALQRMLLVAASKGLTASYLNQPIEVATLREQLKVLLKVDAVPQLLLRVGRGPHAEHSPRRALSDVVD; translated from the coding sequence ATGAGCGCGCCCGTGTCCACGTCTGCGTGGCAGATCGACGAGCACCTGTTCGACGCCCTCGCGCCGATGAAGGAACAGATCCGCTTCGCACTGCAATATGCCGTGCTTGCCCCTTCGAATCACAACGCGCAACCCTGGCGATTCATTGTCGATGAGGACACCGTCCAGCTCTGTGCCGACCGCACACGCGCGTTGCCCGTCGTCGATCCATTCGATCGCGAGATGCTCATCAGTTGTGGCGCGGCGTTATTCAATTTGCGCGTCGCGCTGAGTCATTTCGGACTCGCCTATTCGATTAGCGTGTTCCCATCGGACTTTGATCCCGATATCGTCGCGCGCATCAAGGTCACCACTAAAGGGGCCCGCGACGCTTCCCTGGCGAATCTGTTCAGTGCGGTAGCGAAACGCGTGACGACCCGTGCTCCCTTCGCCAATGAATCCATCGCCGAGTCCTTCAAGAACGAGATGATGGCCGCATGCGACGCGGAAGGCGCCATTGCAATCTGCGTAGACGAGGAGTCTTCCCGCCAGTCCATCGCATCGCTGATCGCGGAAGCCGACAGAATACAGTTTGCCGATCCGCGCTTTCGTCGCGAACTCGCAAGCTGGATTCATCCGCGCCGGCTCGCCGACGGCATGCCGGCGTACGGAACGGCCGTCGGCGGTCTGCTCGATTTTGCAATGCCGCTAATGGCGTCAGTGGTTCGCGTATTCGACGTCGGTGCCGGGACACCCGCCACGCATCAACGGCTCGTCGAAGGCTCCCCCCTTCTCGTAGGTATTGCCACGATGCGTGACGACAGCGAGGCGTGGCTGGCTGCAGGGCAGGCACTTCAACGTATGTTGCTTGTTGCAGCGTCCAAAGGGTTGACGGCGTCGTATCTGAATCAGCCCATCGAAGTCGCCACGTTGCGCGAACAGCTCAAGGTCCTGTTGAAGGTCGATGCCGTGCCGCAGTTGCTGCTGCGCGTTGGCCGTGGCCCACATGCGGAGCATTCGCCGCGGCGAGCTTTGTCGGATG
- a CDS encoding universal stress protein produces MYERIVVALDDSACAQRALGEAVRLAQLSHGVVEVLSVVDRGKWPAEGDTVYALEPETRIAASIAGQILEGAEQVLREAGVRGTVRAIDAYDENVSAVLARAADECDADVIVIGTHGRRGTRRLLLGSVAESLLRATQRPVLVVRHDSAHLA; encoded by the coding sequence ATGTATGAACGAATCGTCGTCGCACTCGACGACAGCGCCTGCGCGCAGCGCGCGCTAGGAGAGGCCGTGCGGCTGGCACAACTGTCGCACGGGGTCGTGGAGGTGCTGTCCGTCGTGGATAGGGGCAAGTGGCCGGCGGAAGGCGACACGGTATACGCACTCGAACCTGAAACCCGCATCGCTGCGAGCATTGCCGGCCAGATATTGGAAGGGGCGGAGCAAGTCTTGCGCGAAGCCGGCGTGCGCGGAACGGTGCGGGCGATCGACGCATACGATGAGAACGTTTCCGCAGTACTGGCGCGGGCCGCCGACGAATGTGATGCCGACGTCATCGTGATTGGCACGCATGGAAGGCGTGGTACGCGGCGGCTTTTGCTTGGCAGTGTCGCCGAGTCGCTCCTGCGTGCTACGCAACGGCCGGTGTTGGTCGTGCGGCACGATTCGGCCCATCTCGCGTGA